A stretch of the Pirellulales bacterium genome encodes the following:
- a CDS encoding DNA polymerase III subunit delta': MPWQSLERHDLVAAKFRRALEQERLASTFLFVGPDGIGKRAFAIRLAQSLLCRMRDEKLLDPCGHCAACSQVLAGTHPDLISVNKPAGKSEIPVGMLKGDDDYPVEQSLLFNLSMRPFYGGRKIAILDDADSLNAAGANALLKTLEEPPPRSVLILISASADRQLPTIRSRAQIVRFNPLPVELVSRLLMQRGLVQTADEADRLAAFSAGSLTRAAELADPGIWSFRGELLQWLCQSPLPSIAMSQATMKFVDEAGKEAPLRRARLRLVIGFASDFFRQLMRGLSGLAIDGDSELKLAVERAALSNAWNVESAAESADRCLEALAHIDRNANQSTLIEAWMDDLLTWSRPQEVGSRR, translated from the coding sequence ATGCCCTGGCAATCTCTCGAAAGACACGATCTTGTCGCCGCCAAGTTCCGCAGAGCGCTCGAGCAAGAGCGGCTCGCAAGCACGTTTCTGTTCGTCGGGCCAGACGGGATCGGCAAACGGGCATTTGCAATTCGCCTAGCGCAATCGCTGCTCTGCCGGATGCGCGATGAAAAGCTGCTCGATCCGTGTGGACATTGCGCAGCCTGCTCGCAAGTATTGGCCGGCACACATCCCGACCTGATTTCGGTCAACAAGCCTGCCGGCAAGAGCGAAATTCCCGTCGGCATGCTCAAAGGGGACGACGATTACCCCGTCGAACAGTCGCTATTGTTCAACCTATCGATGCGGCCATTTTACGGCGGGCGCAAGATCGCGATTTTGGACGATGCCGATTCGCTCAACGCGGCGGGGGCGAATGCACTGCTGAAAACGCTCGAAGAGCCGCCGCCCCGAAGCGTCTTGATTTTGATCAGCGCCAGCGCCGATCGGCAGTTGCCGACGATTCGTTCGCGGGCGCAGATCGTTCGATTCAACCCGCTGCCGGTTGAGCTGGTGTCGCGGCTTTTAATGCAACGGGGCCTCGTGCAGACCGCCGACGAAGCCGATCGGTTGGCCGCATTTTCCGCGGGAAGCCTGACGCGCGCGGCCGAACTAGCCGACCCCGGCATATGGTCGTTTCGCGGGGAATTGCTGCAGTGGCTTTGCCAATCGCCGCTGCCGAGCATCGCGATGTCGCAAGCCACCATGAAATTTGTCGATGAAGCCGGGAAGGAAGCTCCGCTACGGCGCGCCCGGCTGCGGCTGGTGATCGGTTTTGCGTCCGATTTCTTTCGGCAACTGATGCGTGGTCTAAGCGGTCTGGCGATCGATGGAGATTCGGAATTGAAGTTGGCCGTCGAGCGCGCCGCGCTATCGAACGCCTGGAACGTCGAATCCGCCGCCGAATCGGCCGACCGCTGCTTGGAAGCCCTTGCGCATATCGATCGCAACGCGAATCAAAGCACGCTCATTGAGGCTTGGATGGATGATTTGCTGACATGGAGTAGGCCGCAGGAGGTAGGTAGCAGGAGGTGA